The Bacillus sp. Marseille-Q1617 genome has a segment encoding these proteins:
- the hemY gene encoding protoporphyrinogen oxidase — MLLRGQQVKKVVVIGGGITGLATAYYLQKEIKEKNLPIQLKLVEGSHRLGGKIQTLIKDGYVIERGPDSFVPRNSSPITLAKEIGIDDTLVSSTWGKSFVIAGGELYPMPGGSIIGIPTQIAPFITTNLFSITGKMRAAADFILPRSTVTDDQSLGRFFRRRMGDEVVDNLIEPLLTGIYAGDIDQLSLMSTFPELHHIEQKHRSLIAGIKKAASQTEKEEKNGRFMTFSQGLQSLVDGVENALEPQTIHKGMKVSHVHQEGDGGYTIEFTNGHVLDADSLVITTPHHSLQSMFPSYSFMDYLKEMPATSVATVAMGFDQSAIKKNVDGNEFIVSRNSDYSITACTWTHKKWPHSAPDGKVLLRCYLGKSGDETIVDLSDDQIEQIVLEDLEKIMDLEGEPEFTVVTRYKDSMPQYTVGHIERTKALYQNLEERLPGVFIAGSSFEGLGIPECIEQGEKVVRKVVNYMQ; from the coding sequence ATGTTATTGAGGGGACAACAAGTGAAAAAAGTTGTGGTCATTGGCGGAGGAATTACTGGTCTGGCAACCGCTTATTATTTGCAAAAAGAAATCAAGGAAAAAAACCTTCCCATCCAACTGAAATTAGTAGAGGGATCACACCGGTTAGGCGGTAAAATCCAAACGCTCATTAAAGACGGTTATGTCATTGAAAGAGGACCTGACTCATTTGTACCTCGTAATTCAAGCCCGATCACTTTGGCAAAAGAAATCGGGATCGATGATACGCTGGTCAGCAGCACTTGGGGAAAATCATTTGTCATTGCCGGCGGGGAACTTTACCCTATGCCTGGGGGTTCTATTATTGGAATACCGACCCAAATCGCCCCATTTATCACCACGAATCTTTTTTCTATCACTGGAAAGATGAGAGCTGCCGCTGACTTTATCCTTCCGCGCTCCACAGTCACTGACGATCAATCACTTGGCAGATTCTTCAGAAGACGAATGGGGGATGAAGTAGTCGATAATCTGATCGAACCCCTGTTGACCGGTATATATGCCGGGGATATCGATCAATTAAGTCTTATGTCTACATTTCCTGAACTGCATCATATCGAACAAAAGCACCGCAGTCTGATTGCCGGTATTAAAAAAGCTGCTTCCCAGACTGAGAAAGAAGAGAAGAACGGCAGGTTCATGACTTTTTCACAAGGACTTCAATCCCTTGTCGATGGAGTGGAAAATGCGTTGGAGCCTCAGACGATTCATAAAGGGATGAAGGTTTCCCATGTTCACCAAGAGGGTGATGGAGGTTACACGATTGAGTTTACAAACGGCCATGTACTGGATGCTGACAGCTTGGTAATCACCACGCCTCATCACTCACTCCAATCCATGTTTCCTTCCTATTCATTTATGGATTATTTAAAGGAAATGCCGGCAACTTCAGTAGCTACTGTTGCCATGGGATTTGACCAATCTGCGATTAAAAAGAATGTGGATGGGAACGAGTTTATTGTGTCGAGAAACAGTGACTATTCTATCACAGCGTGCACATGGACTCATAAAAAATGGCCGCACAGCGCTCCCGATGGAAAGGTATTGCTGCGTTGTTATCTGGGGAAATCAGGGGATGAGACCATTGTGGACCTTTCAGATGATCAGATTGAGCAAATCGTGCTCGAAGACTTGGAAAAAATCATGGACCTTGAAGGTGAACCTGAATTTACAGTCGTCACCCGTTACAAGGATTCGATGCCTCAGTACACGGTTGGCCATATTGAGCGGACGAAAGCCCTCTATCAGAACCTGGAAGAAAGGTTACCCGGGGTCTTCATTGCGGGAAGTTCATTTGAAGGTCTCGGCATTCCTGAATGCATTGAGCAAGGGGAGAAAGTGGTTCGGAAGGTAGTCAACTATATGCAATGA